A single genomic interval of Helianthus annuus cultivar XRQ/B chromosome 13, HanXRQr2.0-SUNRISE, whole genome shotgun sequence harbors:
- the LOC110898093 gene encoding uncharacterized protein LOC110898093, with protein MLGPELVQETTDKIFKIRDRIKADRDRQKSYADRHRKPLSFEVGDKVLLKVSPWNGVARFGKQGKLSPRYIGPYEILEKIGNVACKLKLPETLSSVHDTFHVSNSKKCLSDESLIIPPDEIRVDDKLDFIEEPVEVLD; from the coding sequence ATGTTAGGTCCTGAGTTAGTTCAAGAAACTACCGATAAAATATTCAAGATTcgagaccgtatcaaggcggATCGAGACagacagaaaagctacgcggacaGACACCGCAAACCATTGTCTTTTGAGGTTGGAGACAAGGTGTTGCTAAAAGTCTCGCCGTGGAACGGCGTAGCTAGATTCGGTAAGCAAGGGAAGCttagcccgagatacataggaccatacGAAATCTTGGAAAAGATTGGAAACGTCGCCTGCAAGTTAAAACTGCCAGAAACACTCAGTAGCGTTCACGacactttccatgtgtcgaattcGAAAAAGTGTCTCTCGGATGAATCACTTATTATTCCCCCAGACGAAATCCGTGTAGATGATAAACTCGATTTCatcgaagaacctgttgaggttttggattaa